The Euphorbia lathyris chromosome 2, ddEupLath1.1, whole genome shotgun sequence genome includes a window with the following:
- the LOC136219670 gene encoding meiotic recombination protein DMC1 homolog: protein MIATLKAEEQGQLQLVEREDIDDEEDLFEAIDKLISQGINAGDVKKLQDAGIYTCNGLMMHTKKNLTGIKGLSEAKVDKICEAAEKLVNFGYITGSDALIKRKSVIRITTGSQALDELLGGGIETMCITEAFGEFRSGKTQLAHTLCVSTQLPTNMKGGNGKVAYIDTEGTFRPDRIVPIAERFGMDAGAVLDNIIYARAYTYEHQFNLLLGLAAKMSEEPFRLLIVDSVIALFRVDFTGRGELAERQQKLAQMLSRLTKIAEEFNVAVYMTNQVIADPGGGVFISDPKKPAGGHVLAHAATIRLMFRKGKGEQRVCKVFDAPNLPESEAVFQITGGGIADAKD, encoded by the exons ATGATAGCCACTCTCAA AGCCGAAGAGCAAGGTCAGCTACAGCTTGTCGAGCGAGAAGATATCGATGACGAAGAGGACTTGTTTGAAGCCATTGACAAGC TCATCTCACAAGGAATCAATGCTGGAGACGTAAAAAAGCTTCAAGATGCAGGGATCTATACCTGCAATGGCTTGATGATGCACACAAAAAAG AATTTGACAGGGATCAAAGGATTATCCGAGGCTAAAGTTGATAAGATATGCGAAGCTGCTGAAAAGCTTGTG aATTTTGGTTATATAACAGGAAGTGATGCTCTGATCAAA AGGAAGTCCGTTATTCGTATCACGACAGGAAGCCAAGCCCTGGATGAACTCTTGGGAG GCGGTATCGAGACTATGTGTATAACAGAAGCATTTGGGGAATTCAG ATCCGGGAAAACACAGCTTGCTCATACTCTCTGTGTCTCTACACAG CTTCCTACTAATATGAAAGGTGGTAATGGAAAGGTTGCCTACATCGATACTGAGGGCACTTT CCGGCCTGATAGGATTGTTCCGATTGCTGAAAGATTTGGTATGGATGCAGGAGCAGTACTTGATAAT ATCATTTATGCTCGTGCATATACGTATGAGCATCAGTTCAACCTGCTTCTTGGTTTGGCTGCAAAAATGTCTGAAGAGCCTTTCAGACTTCTG ATTGTGGATTCAGTGATTGCTCTGTTTCGAGTGGATTTCACTGGAAGAGGAGAACTTGCAGAGCGCCAG CAAAAATTAGCACAAATGCTTTCAAGATTGACAAAGATTGCTGAAGAGTTCAATGTTGCAGTCTATATGACTAACCAAG TTATAGCTGATCCAGGAGGAGGAGTTTTCATATCAGATCCCAAAAAACCAGCAGGAGGGCATGTGCTTGCCCATGCAGCTACAATCAGGTTGATGTTCAGGAAAGGGAAAGGCGAGCAGCGCGTCTGCAAAGTTTTTGATGCCCCAAATCTGCCAGAGTCCGAAGCA GTGTTTCAGATAACAGGAGGGGGCATTGCAGACGCAAAGGACTAG
- the LOC136219671 gene encoding stem-specific protein TSJT1: MLAVFDKSIAKCPEALQSPHSGPSSALKDGFLANHFGSIHPGSVTVNLASSGLLSYSLNKQNPLLPRLFAVVDDIFCLFQGHIQNVAVLKQQYGLNKTANEVIIVIEAFRTLRDRGPYPIDQVVRDFEGKFSFVLYDSTAKAAFIAADVDGSVPFFWGSDSEGHLVVSDDDEILKQACGKSFAPFPKGCFFTTSGGLRSYEHPLNELKPIPRVDSSGHVCGANFKVDSETKKEGGMPRVGSAYDWSSQY, from the exons ATGTTAGCAGTTTTTGATAAATCGATAGCAAAATGCCCAGAGGCCCTACAGAGTCCGCATTCTGGCCCTTCCTCGGCGCTCAAAGATGGATTCTTGGCTAACCATTTTGGGTCAATCCATCCCGGTTCTGTTACTGTCAATCTTGCCTCCTCTGGACTTTTATCCTACTCTCTTAACAAGCAAAACCCTCTCCTTCCAAG ATTATTTGCGGTTGTGGACGACATTTTCTGCTTGTTCCAAGGCCACATTCAGAATGTTGCTGTTCTTAAGCAGCAATATGGCTTGAACAAAACTGCGAATGAGGTGATCATTGTTATTGAAGCTTTCAGAACCCTCAGAGATCGAGGGCCTTACCCTATTGATCAGGTTGTCAGAGATTTCGAAGGGAAATTTTCTTTCGTTCTGTATGATAGCACCGCAAAAGCTGCATTTATTGCTGCT GATGTTGACGGAAGTGTGCCATTTTTCTGGGGATCTGATTCCGAAGGCCATCTTGTTGTTTCAGATGACGATGAGATTCTGAAGCAGGCATGTGGGAAATCATTTGCTCCATTCCCTAAAG GATGCTTCTTTACAACTTCTGGAGGATTGAGGAGCTATGAGCACCCTCTGAATGAGTTGAAGCCAATTCCAAGAGTGGATAGTTCAGGTCACGTTTGTGGTGCAAATTTCAAGGTGGATTCAGAGACTAAGAAGGAAGGTGGCATGCCAAGAGTTGGGAGTGCTTATGATTGGTCCTCACAGTACTAA
- the LOC136217405 gene encoding uncharacterized protein has product MADARRAHAAQAERAEGRDEAAGIDMDGDASMHRPSADTIPIDRGVVTRGRDGRFSSTAASSSGSSKRSRSVEDDWVVKDPVPGGPFDGAVIPSFLGHIACAIWAGQDRGVLRCHTRSGYCTKLRLWYSGSSRTIQSRIESSGLFHLPGIMHSHIDAALITAFVERWQPDTSSFHMPFGEMTILMHDVWEILRIPVDGAMVTADATVDELKECVMDFFGVTRVELDARHYASGGIRAASVMERYGGDRIPETQIRVVTASDLLVC; this is encoded by the exons ATGGCGGACGCCCGGAGGGCACATGCTGCACAGGCGGAGCGTGCTGAGGGACGAGATGAGGCGGCTGGTATAGACATGGACGGGGATGCTTCTATGCATCGTCCTAGTGCTGATACTATCCCCATAGATCGTGGCGTTgtgacgaggggtcgagacggacgattttcttctaccgcagcatcttcttctg gtagcagcaagcgatcgaggagtgtagaggatgactggGTTGTGAAGGACCCCGTCCCCGGGGGTCCATTTGATGGTGCTGTGATCCCGAGCTTTTTGGGACATATTGCATGTGCTATATGGGCCGGTCAGGACAGGGGCGTccttaggtgtcataccagatcagGGTATTGCACGAAGCTGAGATTATGGTACAGTGGTTCTTCCCGGACGATTCAGTCGCGTATCGAGTCATCTGGCTTGTTCCATTTACCTGGTATTATGCACAGTCACATAGATGCTGCACTGATCACGGCATTTGttgagcggtggcagccagacacgtcatcatttcacatgccatttggcgagatgaccattttgatgcatgatgtgtgggagatattgcgcatccccgtagatggtgccatggtgactgctgatgcgacTGTTGATGAGCTTAAGGAGTGCGTGATGGATTTTTTTGGGGTGACTCGGGTTGAGTTAGATGCCCGTCATTATGCTTCTGGTGGTATACGAGCCGCTTCCGTCATGGAGCGCTATGGAGGTGATCGGATTCCTGAGACCCAG ataagagtggtgaccgcatccgaccttcttgtctgttag